A genome region from Pecten maximus unplaced genomic scaffold, xPecMax1.1, whole genome shotgun sequence includes the following:
- the LOC117321223 gene encoding lipoxygenase homology domain-containing protein 1-like yields MDRKGPGTDSSVICILFNDAGQSSNQIVLDAFLKNDFERGKTDEFQITSSFLEQVDTIEVWQEYEPFSTNEWFVEVIKVFCEPSNKTFVFPFLRWIKGNCHYKIRHLDTSLPKDDPNKEQRRMELNEEKANYQMEVKIPGLPIQVVTDPENGGQDSRTSGTGSNWPSKRRLIFQGFRYR; encoded by the coding sequence ATGGACAGGAAAGGCCCAGGGACTGATTCCAGTGTAATATGTATCCTGTTTAACGATGCCGGCCAATCGTCCAATCAGATTGTTTTAGATGCATTTCtgaaaaatgattttgaaagaGGCAAGACGGATGAATTTCAGATAACTTCCAGTTTTCTAGAACAAGTAGACACGATAGAAGTATGGCAAGAGTATGAGCCGTTCTCGACAAATGAATGGTTTGTAGAAGTTATAAAGGTGTTCTGCGAGCCATCTAACAAGACGTTTGTGTTCCCGTTTCTACGTTGGATAAAGGGGAATTGTCATTATAAAATTCGCCATCTTGACACGTCACTTCCGAAAGATGACCCTAACAAGGAACAGCGTCGTATGGAGCTAAATGAAGAAAAAGCGAATTACCAAATGGAGGTCAAGATTCCAGGACTTCCGATACAGGTAGTAACTGACCCTGAAAATGGAGGTCAAGATTCCAGGACTTCCGGTACAGGTAGTAACTGGCCCTCCAAACGGAGGTTAATATTCCAGGGCTTCAGATACAGGTAG
- the LOC117321221 gene encoding arachidonate 8S-lipoxygenase-like produces MFTEDVYISPIRLAITDEMLLPFLEGETVQDVIAQKKLFYVDLELQDGIPTRPEYKVCAPIALFYHNDQEASLVPIAIQLKQQPADDNPVFLPSDPPYTWLFAKMWYNNADTCYHQAITHLGFTHLLMEGCVLATHRNLSHSHPIFKLLAPHFIYLVAINGFALETLIKPGGSVDKFMAAGTDGVFELIKRKLAVWRMDEDGTLPVDLEKRGVLDDNVLIGYHYREDALPLYDAIKHFVTKYVGLYYENSETYVGDHEIQAWAQELVKPRSQGGCGLLGVPGDGSITNESDLAVILTSIIFTVSVGHAAANFAQYDEYGFPPNYPTLIEGTPPVDKTPLTEASIIDALPDKSTTFDVMTIFKVLSGMGTNKLGDYEVKYVYDPKAEAVLEEFRKELEDLGNRVESLERFRKVSYPWLNPDIIPYSISI; encoded by the exons atGTTTACAGAGGATGTTTATATTTCCCCGATCAGACTGGCAATCACCGACGAGATGCTGCTACCATTCCTGGAAGGTGAAACTGTACAAGATGTGATAGCCCAGAAGAAACTTTTCTATGTCGATTTGGAATTACAAGACGGAATCCCAACCAGGCCAGAATACAAG GTGTGTGCTCCAATCGCGTTATTCTATCACAACGACCAAGAAGCGAGCCTGGTCCCAATAGCGATTCAACTGAAACAACAACCAGCTGATGACAACCCA GTTTTCCTACCCTCCGACCCGCCCTACACGTGGCTTTTCGCCAAGATGTGGTACAACAATGCAGATACATGTTACCATCAGGCCATCACACATCTAG GTTTCACCCACTTGTTGATGGAGGGGTGTGTACTCGCCACACATAGAAACCTATCTCACTCCCATCCTATATTCAAACTGCTGGCGCCCCACTTCATCTACCTCGTGGCAATCAACGG ATTTGCACTGGAAACGTTAATTAAGCCGGGAGGGTCCGTGGATAAGTTTATGGCTGCGGGAACTGATGGTGTGTTCGAACTCATCAAACGAAA ACTGGCGGTGTGGCGGATGGACGAGGACGGGACCCTACCCGTAGATCTGGAGAAGAGAGGG GTGCTGGATGACAATGTACTGATAGGGTACCACTACAGAGAGGATGCTCTACCACTGTACGACGCCATAAAACACTTCGTCACCAAATATGTCGGTCTCTACTACG AAAACTCAGAAACCTATGTTGGGGACCACGAGATCCAGGCCTGGGCCCAGGAATTAGTCAAACCTCGTTCACAGGGAGGATGTGGTCTTCTG GGCGTTCCTGGTGATGGCAGTATTACCAATGAATCTGACCTTGCAGTAATATTGACCAGCATCATATTCACGGTCAGTGTGGGGCATGCCGCGGCCAACTTTGCTCAGTACGACGAGTATGGATTTCCTCCCAATTACCCAACTTTGATAGAGGGCACACCCCCTGTTGACAAG ACTCCTCTGACGGAAGCCTCAATCATAGATGCTCTGCCTGATAAGAGTACCACTTTTGATGTGATGACCATTTTCAAAGTTCTCAGTGGCATGGGGACAAACAAACTGGGGGATTATGAAGTCAAATACGTGTATGATCCCAAAGCGGAGGCGGTCTTAGAGGA ATTCCGGAAGGAGCTTGAAGATCTCGGCAACAGAGTGGAATCACTAGAAAGATTTAGAAAGGTCTCCTATCCCTGGCTCAATCCAGATATAATTCCTTACTCTATCAGCATTTGA
- the LOC117321222 gene encoding uncharacterized protein LOC117321222, producing MITNSDFQAKEVPEDEKFSFDYQFDIVRLSAELTVKSKIVHLTTGRWEDFDDISNIYIEEIFSTPSPLVKKIWDTDEHFGFQRLGRLNNTLITLCTEIPSKYGLPYYKSVPMWKSKT from the exons ATGATAACTAATTCTGACTTTCAGGCAAAAGAGGTTCCAGAGGACGAGAAATTCTCCTTTGATTACCAg TTTGACATAGTGAGGCTGTCTGCAGAACTGACTGTTAAGAGCAAGATTGTACATCTGACCACTGGACGATGGGAGGACTTTGATGATATCTCGAACATCTATATAGAGGAAATCTTCAGCACACCATCC CCTCTGGTGAAGAAAATCTGGgacactgatgaacattttgggTTTCAAAGACTTGGTCGACTCAACAACACGCTGATCACACTCTGTACCGAGATCCCAAGCAAGTATGGACTTCCTTATTACAAGAGTGTTCCCATGTGGAAATCTAAAACCTAA